From the Lolium rigidum isolate FL_2022 chromosome 2, APGP_CSIRO_Lrig_0.1, whole genome shotgun sequence genome, one window contains:
- the LOC124691233 gene encoding putative linoleate 9S-lipoxygenase 3: MFGLFTRAQLKGKVLLQRRNVLDLNHSSGAPLSHDTWDEFTTKGVTCQLISSTVADQNDASRGLVGEEERVEHWVMHLPPMTHSDTTYDVTFDWDVKKQGLPGAVIVRNYHATQFLLKTITIDDVPGHHGPIVFIANSWVYNTDKYHYDRVFFTNDTCLPSNMPVLLQPYREEELQILRGDHPKQKHDRAYQDHDRVYRYDLYNDLGDPDNKSPRPTLGGPDSPYPYPRRGRTGRKPMKSDPTCESRNVVPVLQQFYVPRDECFNHVKKADFTSYLLKAISAGILPLARELFDTAVPREFDDFEDMYKLYEGGIKIPDVPVMDLMFKVFPPLKSICPSGSSYLLKMPMPEVIKNDKLAWRTDEEFAREMLAGLNPHIITRLQEFPPRSKLDGYGDQTSTIKVEHIQPYLGKLTVDKAITDGRLFILDHHDNFIPQLLKINSLENTFVYATRTLLILQDDDTLKPIAIELSRPRLDEIGTKVVGADSKVYTPPSSAGSESDNKVQDTIWQLAKAYAAVNDSAWHGLISHWLHTHAVIEPFIIATNRQLSVTHPIYKLLQPHYRDTMMINALARQVLISAGGFFEMTVCPGEYALRISSDVYKNWNFTEQALPVDLIKRGVAKHDSTSPCGVSLLIKDYPYAVDGLAVWSAIENWADEYVKIYYPRDNVVQDDAELQAWWKEVREVGHGDIKDQPWWPKMTTVQELVRSCATIIWIASALHAAVNFGQYSYAGYLPNRPTVSRRPMPEPGTKEYQEVETNPDMAFIHTITSQLQSIIGVSVIEVLSNHSSDEVYLGQRDEPQWTSDDRAKKVFDKFSKSLIDIEKSIISRNKDENLKNRNGPAQFPYMLLYPNTSDIDGESATGITAKGIPNSISI; the protein is encoded by the exons ATGTTCGGATTGTTTACTCGGGCGCAGCTCAAGGGCAAGGTGTTGCTCCAGCGCAGGAACGTCCTCGACTTGAACCACTCCAGCGGCGCCCCCCTCAGCCACGACACCTGGGATGAGTTCACCACCAAAGGCGTCACCTGTCAGCTCATCAGCTCCACCGTCGCCGATCAAA ACGACGCCAGCCGGGGTCTGGTGGGTGAGGAGGAGCGCGTGGAACACTGGGTGATGCACTTGCCCCCAATGACCCACAGCGACACCACCTACGATGTCACCTTCGACTGGGACGTGAAGAAGCAGGGCCTCCCCGGCGCCGTCATCGTCCGCAACTACCACGCCACCCAGTTCCTTCTCAAGACCATCACCATCGACGACGTCCCCGGCCACCATGGCCCCATCGTCTTCATTGCAAACTCATGGGTCTACAACACCGACAAGTACCACTACGACCGAGTCTTCTTCACCAACGAT ACTTGCCTGCCGAGCAACATGCCGGTGCTGCTCCAGCCGTACCGGGAGGAGGAGCTCCAGATCCTGCGAGGCGACCACCCCAAGCAGAAGCACGACCGCGCCTACCAGGACCACGACCGCGTCTACCGCTACGACCTCTACAACGACCTCGGCGATCCCGACAACAAGAGCCCTCGCCCCACCCTCGGCGGCCCCGACAGCCCCTACCCTTACCCGCGCCGCGGCCGCACCGGCAGGAAGCCCATGAAGAGTGATCCCACGTGCGAGAGCCGCAACGTCGTGCCCGTGCTTCAGCAGTTCTACGTGCCCCGCGACGAGTGCTTCAACCACGTTAAGAAGGCCGACTTCACCTCCTACCTCCTCAAGGCAATCAGCGCCGGCATCCTCCCCCTCGCCAGGGAGCTCTTCGACACCGCAGTGCCACGCGAGTTCGACGACTTCGAGGACATGTACAAGCTCTACGAGGGCGGGATCAAGATCCCCGACGTCCCCGTCATGGACCTAATGTTCAAAGTCTTCCCGCCGCTCAAGAGCATCTGCCCATCCGGCAGCTCCTACCTCTTGAAGATGCCCATGCCGGAGGTCATCAAGAACGACAAGCTCGCGTGGCGCACGGACGAGGAGTTTGCCCGCGAGATGCTCGCCGGCCTCAACCCGCACATCATCACGCGCCTGCAGGAGTTTCCTCCCAGGAGCAAGCTTGACGGGTACGGCGACCAGACCAGCACCATCAAGGTGGAGCACATCCAGCCCTACCTCGGCAAGCTCACCGTCGACAAGGCGATCACCGACGGCAGGCTCTTCATCCTGGACCACCACGACAACTTCATACCTCAGCTGCTCAAGATCAACAGCCTCGAGAACACCTTCGTCTACGCCACCAGGACGTTGCTCATCCTGCAGGATGACGACACCCTCAAGCCAATCGCCATCGAGCTCAGCAGGCCACGCCTTGACGAAATCGGTACCAAAGTGGTCGGCGCCGACAGCAAGGTCTACACGCCCCCCTCCTCTGCAGGCTCCGAGTCGGACAACAAGGTCCAGGACACCATCTGGCAACTGGCCAAGGCCTACGCCGCTGTGAACGACTCCGCCTGGCATGGGCTCATCAGCCACTGGCTCCACACCCATGCGGTGATCGAGCCGTTCATCATCGCCACCAACCGGCAGCTCAGCGTCACCCACCCCATCTACAAGCTCCTGCAGCCGCACTACCGTGACACCATGATGATCAACGCCCTCGCACGCCAAGTCCTCATCAGCGCCGGCGGCTTCTTTGAGATGACTGTCTGCCCCGGTGAGTACGCACTCAGAATCTCCTCTGACGTCTACAAGAACTGGAACTTCACCGAGCAGGCACTGCCCGTAGACCTCATCAAGAGGGGTGTGGCGAAGCATGACTCCACCAGCCCCTGTGGAGTGTCGCTGCTCATCAAGGACTACCCGTACGCGGTGGACGGGCTTGCTGTCTGGTCGGCCATCGAGAACTGGGCCGACGAGTACGTCAAGATCTACTACCCCAGGGATAATGTGGTTCAAGACGATGCCGAGCTGCAGGCCTGGTGGAAGGAGGTGCGTGAGGTCGGCCATGGCGACATCAAGGACCAGCCCTGGTGGCCCAAAATGACAACAGTGCAGGAGCTTGTCAGGTCCTGTGCCACCATCATCTGGATCGCCTCCGCGCTGCACGCGGCCGTCAACTTTGGCCAGTACTCCTACGCTGGCTACCTCCCTAACCGCCCAACAGTGAGCCGGCGGCCAATGCCGGAGCCGGGAACCAAGGAGTACCAGGAGGTGGAGACTAATCCGGACATGGCCTTCATCCACACCATCACGAGCCAGCTTCAGAGCATCATTGGAGTGTCTGTGATTGAGGTTCTGTCCAACCACTCCTCCGACGAGGTGTACCTTGGGCAGCGCGATGAACCACAGTGGACATCAGATGACAGGGCAAAGAAGGTGTTCGACAAGTTCAGCAAAAGCCTGATCGACATTGAAAAGAGTATCATAAGTAGGAACAAGGATGAGAATCTCAAGAACAGGAATGGGCCAGCACAGTTCCCCTACATGCTGCTCTATCCCAACACCTCTGACATTGATGGCGAGAGCGCCACCGGGATCACGGCCAAGGGCATCCCCAACAGCATCTCCATCTGA